The following are encoded in a window of Passer domesticus isolate bPasDom1 unplaced genomic scaffold, bPasDom1.hap1 HAP1_SCAFFOLD_51, whole genome shotgun sequence genomic DNA:
- the LOC135292836 gene encoding uncharacterized protein LOC135292836, whose amino-acid sequence MLQSSWRRLLHKPLSGRPREQPFPVHAHAHATDSSAQEGRKGLCMAYSSKGFTVSSTPEGPETKDQTMWSAGLQCGAMSPTLAFILALLFTPSGLKADMKIDKDAVRRIREREEFLHREMTRLLREVDDNNSIMESLLLSVRQLLWLPWLTIAGQKGNPAIERNEAERMQERKEYLQQEMTRLLQEIDGNNSIMESFFLCLWQLLWLPLLPLAFWLVTRWKCGSARHSTQEESISKMNIVRVKFSSKEKVSEHEKDKGADRGGSILAVPSPFTNGQIQDKAGGGCEQTDLIGNVPPHFCGIKLDSP is encoded by the exons ATGCTGCAATCTTCTTGGAGGCGTCTCCTTCATAAGCCGCTCAGCGGAAGGCCACGAGAACAGCCATTTCCAGTCCATGCACATGCACACGCCAcagacagctcagcacaggaaggcaggaagggtCTTTGCATGGCATATTCCAGCAAGGGTTTTACTGTATCCAGCACGCCAGAGGGACCAGAGACAAAAGACCAAACCATGTGGTCTGCAGGACTTCAGTGTGGG GCCATGTCTCCAACACTGGCCTTCATCCTGGCCCTGTTATTCACCCCCAGTGGGTTGAAAGCAGACATGAAAATTGATAAAGATGCGGTCAGGCGGATCCGGGAGCGCGAGGAATTTCTGCATCGGGAGATGACTCGGCTCCTGCGGGAGGTGGATGacaacaattccatcatggaaagcctgctcctttctgtacgacagctgctgtggctgccttggctgaCCATAGCTGGGCAGAAAGGGAATCCAGCAATTGAAAGGAATGAAGCTGAAAGGATGCAAGAGCGCAAGGAGTATCTGCAGCAGGAAATGActcggctcctgcaggagattgatggcaacaattccatcatggaaagctttttcctttgtctatggcagctgctgtggctgcctctgctccctctggccTTCTGGCTGGTCACGAGATGGAagtgtggctctgccagacacagcaCGCAGGAGGAATCCATCAGCAAGATGAATATTGTCAGGGTGAagttcagcagcaaggagaaggtgaGTGAGCATGAGAAGGACAAGGGTGCAGACAGGGGTGGCAGCAttttggctgtgcccagcccattCACCAATGGGCAGATCCAGGACAAGGCgggagggggctgtgagcaaACTGATCTCATTGGGAATGTTCCTCCTCATTTCTGTGGGATCAAATTGGACAGTCCCTAA